The DNA region TAACAAATTTAGTATGATTTGGGTATTAATTTATCTatcaacattttttaaaaaataatttatttatagtGCCATCGTTAACAATGAAAAGTCAAATTATTAGAAATAACGAATTAGAGTGCCATCGTTaacaatgaaaattcaatttaagAAGCAGGCATGGACCAACAATTTAGGATGACTCCTCTGCTTCATCACTGAAAATAAGATTTGCGTAAACACCGGTACAAAATTACGTAAAGATATTCCATTAATAACCGGACTTAGAAAagtatataaatatttaaaataattaataactttATAGGAAAATTGATAAacacattaaaaaaaatcaaattcatatagtgacattattaaaaaaaattaattagtttcTCACtctattagaaaaaaaaaaaaaattgaaactctTAACCGTCATCTTAACGACTCTGAGACAATCCACATGATAAATAATCGAACCATCGTCCTAAACATCGATCACGAGGTAATCCACTCTTGACCCCACatgtcatccgagttggtatatGATGGGATGTTTGTCACATGAGGTCGCGGGATCAAAACTCAGGGTAATGGGGTGTAAATCCTCAGTCTTTGTGTAACTCATCCACCTGTCACATATTTGTTCAGGATATTGTGATTTAGCTCTCTCATGATGACCTTAAATCTGATGTGACAAGGACGCTGAGAACGAATAATTTCGCCTTTTTATCGCAAGAGGTAATCCATTCAGTCCCATATAATGTGTATGAACATATAAGTGGAGCCGTAAATGGGTCCCCACGTGAAAGGGGCCAGAGTGGACATGGAAGCACGTTGCAGGCCGTACACATTCCTTCCGGCATCGGCAGACGAGCGCCACCTCCGACCACGACCCATGTAGTCTTCGACCAAAAGCGAAGCAAAGATCTCGCCGACGTGTCCCAGCGGGACCCACTGCCCGGCACGCTTCGGTCAGGCGGGTTTTGACTCGGCTCGGGCGGCGGGTAGGAGCTGCCCCTTCCCTCCAGGCCAGTAGCTGGCGCCCGTCGTCGCGGGCCCCACGGCGCGTGAcaccgtacctccagctgcccGCGTCCCTCTTTAAAAATGCCGCACCGCTGCGGCTGGCCGTGCCTCCACCGCCGTGTCTTTGTTTTGTTCCGACGCAGAGGTTACGGGCGATCCTTCCTAAGTGATACCGCAACAAAAAATATCTCATTGTTTGAGAGGAGACGAGAGCAAGATCCTCGGAGTCGTTTCCGCCGCTATATTCGTTGTCGTTGTCGCCATCGCCGCGGGGATTTCGAAGCAGCTGCGCAGATAGGAACGCAGGGGAGATTTAAAGCGCAAAGGCTGAGGAAAGGAGCAGAGGATCTTGGGTTCTGCTTCCTTGAACTGAGCAGAGGTATAccggagaggaagaagaacataTGGCTTGGCCGGCGTGTTTGAATGAGTACGAGAAGCTCCTTATCCGGATGGACACTCCCAGGTGATTCAAATGGATCTCTGCTTTCTTCTGCAAAAATGTGTTTCTTTCCTTGCCCTGTATTGACTCCTCTTCTTCCGCGCTCTGTGTTGCAGGGTTGCGATCGACAATGCCGTTTGCCCCACCGCGACTCTCGTGAAGGTAAgtgaaaaagatttaaaaaaaaaacaattggtAGGTTCCTCTCTCCTAGATCTCTTCTTGGTCTCACGCCGGCCGCCGGGCATGGAATCGTAGGTTGACAGCGCTAGGAAGCATGGCATCCTCCTCGAAGCCGTGCAGGTCCTTACCGACCTCAACCTCTCCATCGAGAAGGCCTACATCTCCTCTGACGGCCGCTGGTTCATGGACGTCTTCCACGTCACCGACCAGTTCGGCCGCAAGCTCACCGACGACAGCGTCATCTCTTACCTCGAGCAGGTCTTGATCCTCCTTGTTTCTTCTACCGCTCCGGCCTAAAACTTGGCCATTGTGTTGGCATTTCCTAATCTGCTGTTAAAAATGCAGTCTTTGGAGACGGAGGAGGACCACCACTTGCGACCCATTGCCAGCGGCGAGGGCTTTACCGCCCTCGAGCTCACCGGCGCCGACCGGCCGGGCCTCCTCTCAGAGGTATTCGCGGTGCTCACCGACCTTGGATGCGGCGTAGTCGACGCGAAGGTGTGGACCCACAACGGTCGGATCGCGTGCCTTATTTCCATCCACGATGAGCTCTCCGGCGACTGTATCGACTACGACTCCCCCAGAATCCGTCATATGGAATCCCGCCTCCTCCATGTCCTGAAGGGAGACGGCGGCGTCTACGGCGCCAGGATTGTCATCTCGGCTGCTACCATCGCCCATCCCGATCGCCGCCTTCACCAAATGATGTTCGCTGACCGTGACTACGAGCGCACCACACTGTCTTCTTCATCACCATCCATCTCTGTCCAAAACTGGATCGAAAAAGGGTACTCCGTCGTTACCGTGCAGTGTCTCGATCGCCCGAAGCTCCTTTTCGACGTGGTGTGCACTCTCACAGATATGGAATACGTCGTGTTCCATGGCACCATCGACATAGATGGCCACATTGCTCATCAGGTCTCAACTTTACCAAATTATCATTAATCGACCAAAAAAAGTTTTCATCTTTCTCGCTACTTCATCTAATTATATTCGTGGAATCAATTCAGGAATTCTACATACGGCACAAAGATGGTAGCCCAATCAGCTCCGAAGCAGAGAGGCAAAGAATGGTTCAATGCTTGCAAGCAGCCATCGAGAGGAGATCAATAAAGGTGACCAAAAAGGGGGGGAAAAAACTacataaaaaaactttaatttgatTCCTTCCTTGTTCATTAACTAAAGCTAGAGGGAACTGAACAGGGGCAAAGGCTAGAACTCTACATGGAGGATCGCCCAGGGCTCCTCTCTGAAGTAACTCGAACACTTCGAGAGAACGGTTTGCTGGTCACAAGAGCGGATGTGTCATCCAAGGGAGATATGATTTCGTGCGTGATCTACGTGACGGACGCCGCCGGGCAACCTGCGGGACCAGGGGTCATCGACGACGTGCGGCAAAGGTTAATACCCGATTGCCTCATAGTCGAGGAGCAACGGCCGCAGTTCCACCGCCAAGAGGAACGTGAGGGGGCGCAGGGTTTGGGTGGCGTCGGCATCGGGCTGTTCTACTTGGGCAATCTATTCTGGAGGAATTTGTATAATTTAGGATTGATCAAATCCTTTTCGTAGCTCTATTGCTGGCCATTTTTTTGTGTGTGCGTGTCTACTCTGTATATTGAATCCATTACTTGAATTGATCTGCACATAGTAGGTAAAGCAGAGCTGAGGGTGGTGGATTGTGATTGGTTTTCTGCGAGTTTATTGTTTAACCGAGGATTTGACATTCTTTGTACATAAGTAATTGGTATTTAGCATATTGGCATTTGACTTAAAGAACTTGTTCCTAAATTTGTTGTTCTCACATCTTGTGGAGAATCTCTCACCCGAAATTTGACATTATGATTCTTTCTGCTCACCTAAATATTCCTGTTAATAGTGGAGATCACATCAAGGAAGTAGGTTGCCTGCCTAATTGCGcatttaaattaatattcaaaagAGACGGAATCAACAAACTCAAGTTGGAAAAGAACAATGTGGTTGGGACTTCTTGACATCAGATCTACCCTCCTTTGTTCATTAGATCTATGGTGGAGCATGTGAATGGAATTGACCGTCACAATGCTCGATGAACTTTGCTATCCGCCGGTGCCCACTGATCGATCGCCGACTAAAAGCATGCAGAAGGGACaagctcttcttctttcttctcttccatTTGTCACCACGTTGCTGGTTCCTCTGCTGCTCCCAACGCATGAAACGCGACGTCTGCATTTGACAGACGACCGACGAAAAAGACAGCGCTCGACCCGCCGCGATGCACGCCGGCACGTCGCTTCCAGTCTCAGCTGAGCTGGTGGCCTCCCAAACTCTGTATACTTTTGATTAATTTATTCTTTTTTGCTTGTTATGATCTAATTGTTAATGCAGATGACTTTCCAGGAACCATATCTTATCAGCGATCTTTCTCGGGAGGAATTAGGAATCTACAGTGGCGGAGATGCCTTAACATGGGTCTCGGTAGCAGCCAAAGCAGAGCGTTACAGTGGGAAAAGTGAAGCTTGTATAACTTGTGTCTCAAGAAATGCTAGGGCACCGCTGCGTGCTGCTCAATTTGCTGCCTGTATCAACCTCATCCACTGTGCAAGTGGGAGTGGAAGATGGTTTCTTTATTTGTTCCACGTCATGGCCGCAGGGTTGCAGGCAGCCTTTGTTCATGTTCTGTTCTTTCATGCTCTGTAAATTAAACCTCTGTTTTCAACCCTCAATCGCGCGGCAGGGCTGGATGGGTTGGGAAGGGGAAGTTGGTTCAATGGAAAAAGATAAGGGCTGTGGTTACATCATATCGATGCTATTGATTCTGATCAGTAAATTCCTGAGTTCTCATAAAACCAATCATGATAACAGATATCAGGTCGTGAGCAGAAATACCAACGCATTTTCTACGAACAATCATTCGAACATATGTTCATTCAATTATTCTTAGCCAGAACTATTGGTTCATCGGCAGATACTGAAAATCCTCACCTCTGTCCAGGAGGTTCAGCTTAGTGCTTTGTAAATCTTTGCAGGACATCGAAAAAGTCAGGGAAGGTCTTGCGCGTGCAACCTGGGTCATTGATAGTTACAGGAACATCACCGCAGGCTGCTATAGAGAACGCCATCGCCATCCTGTGGTCGTCGTAAGTATCGACAGAAGTGACATTCAACTTTTCTGGGGGAGTAATGATGCAGTAATCAGGACCTTCTTTCACTGTTGCTCCCAGCTGATACATGTAAAgaatgattttttagaaaagaCACAAGGTATCTgagcaagaagaaaaactaaCATCAATAAACCTTTCGAAGTTCTGTACAGATGGCTATCATCCTCTCAGTTTCCTTTACTCTCCATGAAGCCACTGATAATTTAGAAGGAAAAATTTAGTTCAGTGAGATTAGATAATAACAACAAATTTAAGCAAGCCTCCATTGTGTATCAGCTGAGTAGCGCAATATCTGAGACTAACCATCTCTTATGGATGTAGGTCCATCCGCAAATAGGGCAACAACAGCAAGGGTCATTGCTACATCAGGCATCTTGTTCATGTCGACATCAATGCCATGCAAATGTTTCTTCTTCGAAGAATCCCGTGGTGGACCAGTAACGGTTACACTATTATCTGTCCATGAAACTTTTGCTCCCATTTTTTCAAGAACTTCGGCAAACTTAACATCGCCCTACGTTTAAGGAAAAAAtgaaagctaagtgaaaagagaAACAACATGGCTTCTAGATGCTAGAGGATATAAATATACTCTGAACCTTAAGGCACCTGTAAACTGGATGTTCCACAACCTTCTACAGTGACGGTGCCACCTGTGACCGCGGCACCTGCTAAGAAATAACTAGCACTTGATGCATCACCTTCTACATATGCGTTTCCAGGAGACCTACCATAGGCAAGACCCAAATGACGGTAACATTTTCATCAATTAGTTTAGTGAAGTCAATGTAAttgatataaaaatttcaaacttaCTTGTACTTCTGAGCACCCTTGATGAAGAATCTCTCCCAATTATCAGAATGCACCACCTTCACTCCAAAGCGTTCCATCAATTTCAAAGTCATTTCTACATACGGAATGGAAATGAGCTTATCAATGATCTCGATCTCAACATCTCCTCGTGCTAAGGGAGCTGCCATGAGCAAAGCAGACAAATACTGACTGCTAATGGATCCGGAGAGTTTCACCTAAAGAAAATGATGAAGGAATAGAAGGCACCATAAATAAATCAGTATCAGAAAAAGACAACAGAAAACGAAATGTGAAATGTAGAAGCATATAGCTTAGCTTGCATGTTCATTGTTGAAGAACCGAAAACATATACAACCCAATTAATTGTCCAGATATTGGTTTAGTATATGCATTCTTTTTCATGGATGTCACAATAATAAGTGATGGATTACACAATGATTTACGCACTGCAGCTGTTAAGTCAGTTTCCTAAATTGATCCATTGTCACACAATGTAATTATGTCTTCCCAATCATCATCAAATTGTATTAATCCTCACTACATGGGATCAGCTGCATGAATCTTAACTCTCCACGGAACTCTATGCACTGTAAATATACTGTCATAATAATATAGTCAAGCATGAGAACAAACTGACAAAAATTATGTGGTGATAATGGGACCTGGAAACAGCTTTGTCCACTAAATTCACCCTATTACAGAttagttaataaaaaaatatcagatTGAAGTTTATGATAAGAAATAGGATTGACTTGATCAGCACATTGTTCCATAAAGAAAAAATCATTGTAAGAGCTTACGCATCAAGAAATCTTATTGTTTCACTGACCCAGTCACCAGATTGAAAAGAAGTATTTCTTATTGTTCCACTGACCCACATGCTCATGTAGTTTGTATAGCATTCTAATTAAAATATACTACATGATTAAAAAGCAGAAAAGATATCTGTAGTTAACACATAAAGCTGAAGAGTCTCACAAACAGGAAGATAAGTATAACACATTCTTACCTTGATATCTTACATTGTTACAGAATTCATGGAGCAAAATATTGTTGATTAATGACATTGCATGAGAACTAGTTGGATTTCATGTCTTTTTGTTCTGTGCAATAGATAAATGAGGTTCAATATAGGAGAGATTATGATTTAGTTGGACTGCAGATGAAATGTCATGCATATTGTATATCAGTCTCCATCAGACAATGTGATGCATAGTTCTGGCATGTTATCATGGTGTTAAGATTATTTCGCCCAATTTCAACAGATGTTAAGAGTATATAACCAATGGTTAGGCCAATTGATCAACCTTAATTCCAATGCAATTGAGCATATCAAAGTTACTGTACTAATTTGGAGAGAATTACTGTAAGAATATACCACACATCAACAATTGTAATTCTATGTAAACAACATAAAAATCCAAAGCAAAATGCTGAGATATAAAAGCCATAAAAGGTGTCTAGTGTTTAATTCAGACAAACTCCtaagatagaattttttttatgtacATATGTGAATTGTTTCTTTAATTGATTGCCTTTTGAAAGAAGATATGCCGTATGCTTTCCTTTCACCCTTCTCTCCACTTTTCCATAGGCAAGCACAAATTCTTGTCATTTCAAAAAAAGAGATACTTAGGGAAGTAAAATCTACATACCCACTAAATTTTTGAAGATAGAAACTAGTGTAATAGTTTAACTTAACAATTAAGAACACTTTGATGTGCAGAAACCGTGATTAGATTAGATATACTGGCTCTATTTAGGATTCCTATATATCACATAATAGCATTATTTCATTAGTGCACTGTGAACATTGAGTATAGGCAAAATATTTACTCAATTAAATGGTAAATAACTAATATATGTCTGTTGGTTCATGGAGAAATCATGTATCGTGTCAAAAAAATCCCAATTATTCTAGTCAGCCAGTAGCTGAATGtgcgaaacaaataagagaaaatGCAATGGGCAGTGTAAACTAGAAGCAGGAAAAAAGGTTTGTGATAAAGAACGACAAACCTTGCCCCCAGGAAGGCCTCCCTTTGCGTTCACACGGACAGGAGGACAATTGGTGCCCATGAAACAATCAGCATCTGCACCAAGCTGCTTCAAGCCATCAACCAAGTCTCCTATCGGTCTTTCCCTCATTCTAGGAACCCCATCAAGTACATAACTAAACAAAGAGAGGCAGTGTTACAATAAAGCAAaatgaagatttttttttccttttaaactAGAGCAAAGCATTAGAAACCTTGCATTTCCACCAACAGCTGCCACAGCTGCAGTTAATGGCCGCATTGCTGTGCCAGCATTTCCCAGGAAGAGTTGGACTTCCTCGTTAGAAGCTTCGCTCACCGGGAACTGCCCGCCGCACCCAACAACAATTGATCGCTTAGTTTCAGTATCATCCTCCACAGAAACGCCAAGGGTTTTCAGTGCAGCAAGCATATAACGAACGTCATCACTGTTCAACAAGTTGTCCACCACAGttgttccctgattgaaaatgacAGTGGATCAGAAAACAAGTTAGATAAAAGCAGAGCGCGCAAAAAATGATTGAGTCGACCGACGGACGGACCAAATTTTGGTATTCACGAAATAATACTTGAAATTGTTCGTATCCAATTCTATTTCCTCATTTTATCCATTGCTGAAATTCAGAGAAGCAACGAATCAATTAATTCTAAAAAGAAATCACTCGgactaaaataaatttcaattaagaTGACGAACAAAATTTTATCTTTTCCCCAAAACTCGCCGAAGCAGTGCCCAAGCCGAACAGAAGATTCAACCTCTAAACCAATCAACTCACCTCGGAGAgggcagcaagaagaagaattCGATTCGACAAAGACTTCGATCCAGGGAGTTTAACAGTTCCAGAAATATCCTTAATCGGTTGAAGCACGATCTCCGATGCTGCCGACGGTTTTTCAGCGGCCACTGCGACGGAGGCCGATACTCGAAGAGGAGTCCACTTAGTACTGCTATTCACCGCCCTCAAACAAGGGAGAGGCTCGTGCATGGCTATTGCTCTGGCACAAATGGAAGAAGGAACGGGCAACGGCTTGCGAGATCCGCCTGAATGATACAACGACAGCGTAGGGTTCACCACCAATACCTTCGCCATTGTTGCCTGCGCCATGATCTCTCTCTCCGCCCAAAGATTTGGGCGAAAGAAGATGAACAAGTGGTGAAATAAACGCAGCGGGCCGCGGCGTAAGTGATGCCGCTATTCGTGACTCATTACCTTAACTCGTCCTGAACTATTGTACACCGATGGATCTAATTCGTATACTAAATCGTGTAATAGTCGTGTCCTCCTATTACCAACCTCCATCTATCTAGTCACCTACCGCATCAAAGCGGCTCCCACGGGCTATCACCTGGAAGGGTGTCAGACATTTGCAACGGATATTCAGATATCAAGGATAATCAATTACACATAGACGTAAAATCTCAATCTACTGTATTTTAAATTCTATTCGACCTTAGTCATCCCTCCTGTCCAATTTAATCATAATTTATCCCTTCTAAATATATGTGGGGTCAGACTTAGGGAGCCGCATGGCGGTTCCACCATTTTGCAACCTACCGCATCAACAGGGCCGGACCTGAGCACAGTCCCAAGAGTCAATTGTCTCAGGGCCCATCATCTTAGGGGGCACAATAGTTGGAGCACAATAATGGGTCTTTGTAATAATCGAGCTACAAggacttaattataattttaaaaactttatataAAAGTATAAAATAATAAGTTGAACcctattttccctttttcttccACATGTTCTCGATTTTTCACTTCCCCGTCGTCGCCGTCGGTCCGCACTGCTGCTGTCGTTCCGCGTCGTCGACTCGCCGTTGTTCCACGAAGCCACCTGTGATGCTTCTCCTCCCCTTATTATTGCGGTCTCTTCTGTCTTCTCCTCCACATCTTCTCTAGTGGGTTTGAATTTGATGATGTTTCAATCTGGGGTTTTAATGttataaccctatttctctttacttATTGCAGAAATTAGAATTTGTCGCTGAATTTGTTGTGTTTGGATTTTGCTATCTGGGATTTTGCTTCAGCCAAGACAATAAATCAGATTTCGCCAATGATGGACTAGAGCTTCCATTTCTCTTTACAGATTTTGCTGAAGCCTTCCATTTATCTGGCACAAGATTAAAGATTAAAGCTTCCATTTCTCTTTACCTAAGGTTCGATAAGGTATGAGACACAAGATTAAAGCTTCCATTTGTATCTTTCAATGCcgctggattttttttttattttgtcttGATAATTAAGATCATTAGTAAGAATTGGAATCTTGTTTATATCTTGTATATTTGGTTACAGTTAACTAAGGGGAGCATAATAtaggcaaaaatatcaaattggaaATTCTTCCCTTGAGAtgggtttttcttgtagttaaTGTAATTCCTTAGAAAAATTTGGACAACATAAGACTATAAGAGTTTTAATATTTTGATAATTCTTACACATTTTTTaggtaaaatatataattaatggcTCCCAATCCCAAACATCTATCTGACTatcagaaaagaaagagaaagcaaAAGGAAGAAGCATTAATTCAAAGTCAAGCAGGAgatattgataaatatttttctaGTAACAAGAGAATGATGGTAGAAGAAACAATTGATAATCCAACGAATGTGGAACAAGAGAATGAAAACAACATTCATGTTGAAGAACTTGATCAATCTTTGGATATAGAATTGATTCAAACCCTCAATGTAAATGAATCGAATGatgaagatgatgtgaatgtggtTAATAATCAATCTGAAAATCAAGAGACTTTGTTTCCACTTAATATTGATGATCCAGAAAATTGGGATAAGATTGATCAAAATATTCGGGATTTTTTAGTTGAAAGGGGTTCAAGTAGAGTTGATGGTGTTTTGTTTCCTAAAGACAATAATGGTAAGCATTTTGATGCATCACATTACAAGAGATTACTACCTAATGGCGAAAAAAAAGATAGAAAGTGGCTTGTGTATTCAATTTCTTCCGACAAAGTATTTTGCTTCTGTTGCAAATTATTCAAAACTCAAAGTACCATGTACAAAATTGGTCAATTGGCTAATGAAGGGTACAAAGATTGACATAACTTGAGTCATAGTCTGAAAAATCATGAAGCAAGTAAGGAACATATTAATTGTATGATTAATTGGATTGAATTGGAGAAAAGGTTGGAAAAAAAATAAGACAATTGATGATAGCATACAAGTAGAAATCAACAAAGAGAAGGAGCATTGGAGACAACTATTAAAGAGGATAATTGCTATTGTGCATAGATTGGCAAAAAACAACTTGGCATTTCGAGGAGATTATGAGAAAATTTATGCTGAAAACAATGGCAACTTTTTGCAAATGATTGAAATGATAGCGGAGTTTGATCCAATAATGAAAGAACACATTTGTCGGATACAATCAAGGGAAGCTCATTATACATATCTTGGTCCTAAAATCCAAAATGAGTTGATACAGATGCTAGCACATGAAGTGAAAAAATCAATCATTGCAAAAGTTAAAAAGGCCAAATATTATGCAGTTATACTAGATTGTACTCCAGATGCAGGTCATGAGAAACAAATGTCCCTTGTAATACGTTGTGTGGATGATTCAGCAAGCTCTGCAGTTATAGAAGAATATTGGGTTGAATTTTTGAAGGTAGATGATACATCAGGATATGGACTTTTTACTGAGTTAAAAATTGTGTTGAAAAATCTTGGACTTAATCTTGATGATATAAGAGGCCAAGGATATGACAATGGAtcaaatatgaaaggaaaacataaTGGAGTGCAGAGAAGATTATTAGATATTAACCCTAGAGCTTTCTATACTCCTTGTGGATGTCACagcctaaatttggcattatGTGATATTGCAAATTGTTGTCCTCAAGCTATGTTATTTTTTGGAGTAATACAACGGATATATAAATTGTTCTCATCTTCTACCAAGCGATGGAAAATTTTCAAACATCACGTGGAAGGTTTAACACTTAAGCCATTGTCACAAACCCGTTGGGAAAGTCACGTTGAAAGTGTGAGACCGATAAAAGAACAAATTTCAAAGATAAGGGATGCTTTACTTGACTTAGCAGACATAGGTGATGATCCAACAGGAAAGAGTGAGGCTGAGTCTTTAGCAACACATgatcttgaaaattttgaattcttggTTGGTTTGGTAATTTGGTATAAGTTGTTGCATTCAGTAAATATTGTAAGCAAGATTCTTCAAGCTGAAGATGTAGATATTGATGTTGCTATTAAACATATAAAGGGTCTTATGTTGAATTTTGAAGAATATAGAGCACATGGATTTGAAAAGGTTGTTAATGAAGCTAAACAAATGGCAAATGAATTGGAAATTGAAGCTTCATTCAAGGAAAAACGTattattagaagaaaaaaatagtttGATGAAATTGTTACAAATGAGGTAACACAATCAGCGGAGGAATCTTTCAGAGTTAACTACTTTCTCTTTTTGATTAATCAAGGGTATTCTTCTCTACAAAGCCGGtttgaacaatttaaaaaatatgaagaaaCTTTTGGATTTTTATTCAGTTTGGAGAAATTAAAGTGTGTTGATGATGATAATTTGTTAAGATCTTGTGAAAATCTTGAACAATGTTTAAAGCATAATGACAATTCTGATATTGATGGACATGCGTTATTCATGGAGTTAACTCTTTTGAAGCATTCTTTACCAACAGAAGCAAAAAGAGCAATAGACGTGTTGAATCATCTCAAAGATGTGGATGACTGTTATCCGAATGCTTATATTGCTTACAGAATTTTGTTGACTATACTAGTTACAGTTGTAACTGCCGAAAGAAGTTTCTCGAAGTTGAAATTGATCAAAAATTATCTTCGATCAACTATGTCAGAAGAAAGATTGAACGGGATGGCCATGCTATCAATTGAGAAGAAAATTGTGGAATATCTTGATTACTCatgcttaattgatatttttg from Zingiber officinale cultivar Zhangliang chromosome 4B, Zo_v1.1, whole genome shotgun sequence includes:
- the LOC121974701 gene encoding 3-phosphoshikimate 1-carboxyvinyltransferase 2-like, whose product is MAQATMAKVLVVNPTLSLYHSGGSRKPLPVPSSICARAIAMHEPLPCLRAVNSSTKWTPLRVSASVAVAAEKPSAASEIVLQPIKDISGTVKLPGSKSLSNRILLLAALSEGTTVVDNLLNSDDVRYMLAALKTLGVSVEDDTETKRSIVVGCGGQFPVSEASNEEVQLFLGNAGTAMRPLTAAVAAVGGNASYVLDGVPRMRERPIGDLVDGLKQLGADADCFMGTNCPPVRVNAKGGLPGGKVKLSGSISSQYLSALLMAAPLARGDVEIEIIDKLISIPYVEMTLKLMERFGVKVVHSDNWERFFIKGAQKYKSPGNAYVEGDASSASYFLAGAAVTGGTVTVEGCGTSSLQGDVKFAEVLEKMGAKVSWTDNSVTVTGPPRDSSKKKHLHGIDVDMNKMPDVAMTLAVVALFADGPTSIRDVASWRVKETERMIAICTELRKLGATVKEGPDYCIITPPEKLNVTSVDTYDDHRMAMAFSIAACGDVPVTINDPGCTRKTFPDFFDVLQRFTKH
- the LOC121974700 gene encoding ACT domain-containing protein ACR8-like; this translates as MAWPACLNEYEKLLIRMDTPRVAIDNAVCPTATLVKVDSARKHGILLEAVQVLTDLNLSIEKAYISSDGRWFMDVFHVTDQFGRKLTDDSVISYLEQSLETEEDHHLRPIASGEGFTALELTGADRPGLLSEVFAVLTDLGCGVVDAKVWTHNGRIACLISIHDELSGDCIDYDSPRIRHMESRLLHVLKGDGGVYGARIVISAATIAHPDRRLHQMMFADRDYERTTLSSSSPSISVQNWIEKGYSVVTVQCLDRPKLLFDVVCTLTDMEYVVFHGTIDIDGHIAHQEFYIRHKDGSPISSEAERQRMVQCLQAAIERRSIKGQRLELYMEDRPGLLSEVTRTLRENGLLVTRADVSSKGDMISCVIYVTDAAGQPAGPGVIDDVRQRLIPDCLIVEEQRPQFHRQEEREGAQGLGGVGIGLFYLGNLFWRNLYNLGLIKSFS
- the LOC121974702 gene encoding uncharacterized protein LOC121974702 gives rise to the protein MHAGTSLPVSAELEPYLISDLSREELGIYSGGDALTWVSVAAKAERYSGKSEACITCVSRNARAPLRAAQFAACINLIHCASGSGRWFLYLFHVMAAGLQAAFVHVLFFHAL
- the LOC121978102 gene encoding zinc finger MYM-type protein 1-like, which encodes MVEETIDNPTNVEQENENNIHVEELDQSLDIELIQTLNVNESNDEDDVNVVNNQSENQETLFPLNIDDPENWDKIDQNIRDFLVERGSSRVDGVLFPKDNNGWKKNKTIDDSIQVEINKEKEHWRQLLKRIIAIVHRLAKNNLAFRGDYEKIYAENNGNFLQMIEMIAEFDPIMKEHICRIQSREAHYTYLGPKIQNELIQMLAHEVKKSIIAKVKKAKYYAVILDCTPDAGHEKQMSLVIRCVDDSASSAVIEEYWVEFLKVDDTSGYGLFTELKIVLKNLGLNLDDIRGQGYDNGSNMKGKHNGVQRRLLDINPRAFYTPCGCHSLNLALCDIANCCPQAMLFFGVIQRIYKLFSSSTKRWKIFKHHVEGLTLKPLSQTRWESHVESVRPIKEQISKIRDALLDLADIGDDPTGKSEAESLATHDLENFEFLVGLVIWYKLLHSVNIVSKILQAEDVDIDVAIKHIKGLMLNFEEYRAHGFEKVVNEAKQMANELEIEASFKEKRYSSLQSRFEQFKKYEETFGFLFSLEKLKCVDDDNLLRSCENLEQCLKHNDNSDIDGHALFMELTLLKHSLPTEAKRAIDVLNHLKDVDDCYPNAYIAYRILLTILVTVVTAERSFSKLKLIKNYLRSTMSEERLNGMAMLSIEKKIVEYLDYSCLIDIFASKTTRRVIFK